The following proteins come from a genomic window of Enterococcus gilvus ATCC BAA-350:
- a CDS encoding MFS transporter: MNREAVKKWGTLLLLSAGAGIIFQLPYIRETFYVPIQKAMDLTNAQMGMLSSGYATMATFSYFVGGVVADKFSARKLLTVSFLVTGVLGWWFSTFPGFQISRLIFVLMGISTIITYWSAAIKATRMLGDSSEQGRLFGWQEGLRGLLNWLLVVGMNAVFVRFSNEVLGTAWAIRVCAITVFVIGILNWFVIEDTEAETHSEPLSKVVIGMFKTLKIPRTWVLVAIVFFAYSMYGILGYINTFAINVYGLSVSGGAQLGAIRYLVQAAGGVIGGIIADKLGSRLRVIIGGAALLTLSFAGFLVLPANAGMLVAVIVNFIFGLFFIYVVRSQYFAIIDDAGFPVEMTGRVSGIVSCLGYLPDVFMYTMIGGWLDNNPGKTGFNMMFMYAIAMGIGCIIFSLVLAVIIKKAKASGTVSANID; this comes from the coding sequence ATGAACAGAGAAGCAGTTAAAAAATGGGGAACGTTGTTACTACTGTCAGCCGGTGCCGGAATCATTTTCCAGCTCCCGTACATTCGGGAGACGTTTTATGTACCGATTCAAAAAGCGATGGATCTGACCAACGCGCAGATGGGGATGCTCTCATCAGGATATGCGACGATGGCGACTTTTTCGTACTTTGTCGGCGGAGTCGTCGCGGATAAGTTCTCCGCACGGAAGTTGTTGACCGTTTCATTCTTAGTGACAGGCGTTTTGGGTTGGTGGTTCTCCACATTCCCAGGCTTTCAGATCAGCCGGCTTATCTTCGTTTTGATGGGGATCTCGACGATCATCACGTATTGGTCTGCGGCCATCAAAGCCACACGGATGTTGGGCGACAGTTCGGAGCAAGGACGTTTGTTTGGTTGGCAAGAAGGTTTACGCGGGTTGCTGAATTGGTTGTTGGTTGTTGGAATGAATGCGGTATTCGTCCGCTTCTCAAATGAAGTTTTAGGAACCGCTTGGGCTATTCGTGTTTGTGCGATCACTGTTTTCGTCATTGGTATTTTAAATTGGTTTGTTATTGAAGACACGGAAGCAGAAACACATTCAGAGCCTCTTTCTAAAGTAGTTATCGGTATGTTCAAAACGCTGAAGATCCCTCGTACATGGGTCTTAGTAGCGATCGTCTTCTTTGCCTACAGTATGTATGGCATTTTAGGCTACATCAATACATTTGCCATCAATGTTTATGGCTTGTCTGTCTCAGGCGGTGCACAGCTCGGCGCGATCCGTTATTTAGTTCAAGCTGCCGGCGGGGTCATCGGCGGAATCATCGCGGATAAATTAGGGTCTCGTCTGCGGGTAATCATCGGCGGTGCAGCCTTGCTGACACTCAGCTTCGCTGGTTTCTTAGTATTGCCAGCCAACGCAGGGATGCTGGTTGCCGTCATCGTGAACTTTATCTTCGGCTTGTTCTTCATCTATGTAGTTCGCAGTCAGTACTTCGCGATCATTGATGATGCGGGCTTCCCAGTGGAAATGACCGGACGTGTTTCTGGAATCGTTTCGTGTCTTGGCTATTTGCCGGATGTCTTCATGTACACCATGATCGGCGGCTGGCTGGATAATAATCCAGGAAAAACCGGCTTCAACATGATGTTCATGTATGCGATCGCGATGGGGATCGGTTGTATCATCTTCTCATTAGTATTGGCTGTCATCATCAAGAAAGCCAAAGCTTCTGGTACAGTCTCAGCGAACATCGACTAA
- a CDS encoding pyridoxamine 5'-phosphate oxidase family protein → MDKNMEKLLASADTFTMITMDNRGFPHAIAISPPLERNGFYYFKFYINGDGRTAENIRQNRIGSLFCFNKEKHESIALKGYLFVEELVEYKKLAAQLNEFQKELDYEHPVIAVFETLSVKHYENMHGEFLDVPEK, encoded by the coding sequence ATGGATAAGAATATGGAGAAGTTGTTGGCAAGTGCAGACACATTCACAATGATCACAATGGACAATCGCGGATTTCCCCATGCGATCGCTATTTCACCGCCGTTGGAACGAAATGGGTTTTACTATTTCAAATTTTATATCAATGGCGACGGGCGAACCGCAGAGAATATTCGGCAAAATCGCATCGGCAGCTTGTTTTGCTTCAACAAAGAAAAGCATGAAAGTATCGCGTTAAAGGGGTACTTGTTTGTGGAAGAATTGGTCGAGTACAAAAAATTGGCTGCGCAGCTCAATGAATTTCAAAAAGAGCTGGATTATGAGCATCCAGTCATCGCGGTCTTTGAGACCTTGAGCGTCAAGCATTATGAAAATATGCACGGTGAATTTTTGGATGTGCCGGAAAAATAA
- a CDS encoding diacylglycerol/lipid kinase family protein, with amino-acid sequence MRYGIFFNPNAGDGDAEESAKKMREKFEKAGHSADFLTAPDAEKAIKKVKEAIDDYDGLVAIGGDGSLNIVGTAFVQAGKAIPLGIIPGGTINNFAKRWHLPMDEEDAMDVILAGHQRKVGIAACDDRQKAIISSFTFGSFADISNEVRQSEKRKFGLIVYPLKALKQVGKDTSYPVEITADNYHEKLKVWFSLATTTHSIGGRPYVDTDYDELHVSILHNMRLRKLLQLLRFVFTGRLKDSDAMTYLETNKLEITPLTDKKIYSRIDGDKGPALPLTVEFLADFVPLYVPETHE; translated from the coding sequence ATGCGCTATGGAATTTTTTTTAATCCGAATGCAGGAGACGGAGATGCGGAGGAATCAGCAAAAAAAATGCGGGAGAAGTTTGAAAAAGCGGGGCACTCGGCAGACTTTTTAACGGCACCTGATGCGGAGAAAGCAATCAAGAAAGTGAAAGAGGCGATCGACGATTACGATGGTCTTGTCGCGATCGGCGGGGACGGTTCTTTGAACATCGTGGGGACAGCGTTTGTTCAGGCTGGAAAAGCCATTCCGTTAGGCATCATCCCTGGAGGAACGATTAATAACTTCGCGAAACGCTGGCATCTTCCAATGGACGAGGAAGATGCGATGGACGTGATCCTCGCGGGTCATCAACGGAAGGTCGGGATCGCTGCCTGCGACGATCGGCAGAAAGCCATTATCAGCTCCTTTACCTTTGGGTCCTTTGCGGATATCTCCAACGAAGTGCGGCAAAGTGAAAAGCGGAAATTCGGGTTGATCGTGTATCCGTTAAAAGCGTTGAAGCAAGTCGGGAAGGATACTTCTTATCCTGTCGAGATCACCGCAGATAATTACCACGAGAAATTGAAGGTGTGGTTTTCTTTAGCAACGACCACCCATTCGATCGGCGGCAGACCGTATGTCGATACCGATTATGATGAGCTTCATGTCAGCATCTTGCACAATATGCGTCTCAGAAAATTGCTTCAGCTCTTGCGTTTTGTATTTACGGGACGTTTAAAGGATTCAGATGCCATGACGTATCTGGAGACGAACAAGTTAGAGATCACGCCTTTGACGGATAAAAAAATCTATTCCCGCATCGACGGGGACAAAGGACCAGCATTGCCGTTAACCGTGGAATTTTTGGCAGATTTTGTGCCGCTTTATGTACCAGAAACACACGAATAG
- a CDS encoding DUF960 family protein produces the protein MFEPKKTRRSDVPFTAIPEHMQQEIWHMIFMRPLKGLPLTSPQRFHFFKNKMARTLSVVYSQSEPYFSDGITAPYVEAYDDIEFPKVMYVYDTGEELLMTLDEKNV, from the coding sequence TTGTTTGAACCGAAAAAAACACGAAGAAGCGACGTCCCCTTCACTGCGATCCCTGAGCATATGCAGCAGGAAATTTGGCACATGATCTTCATGCGGCCGCTAAAGGGATTGCCGCTGACTTCGCCGCAACGTTTTCACTTTTTTAAAAACAAAATGGCCCGTACACTCAGTGTCGTCTATTCCCAAAGTGAGCCTTATTTCTCAGATGGCATCACCGCCCCGTATGTCGAAGCCTACGACGACATCGAATTTCCAAAAGTAATGTATGTCTATGATACTGGCGAAGAGCTGCTCATGACGCTAGACGAAAAAAACGTTTGA
- a CDS encoding universal stress protein, translated as MVDEYKNILVAVDGSEQSKKAFDEAINIAKRNKGKLTLATVIDTASFSGTTGGNSIPLMQEVHEKAQKIITDLEHHRVAEEQEVHLTSQIIAGNPKREIVELAEKLETDLIVMGATGLGALSLIFVGSTTAYVVNQAPCNVMVVK; from the coding sequence ATGGTGGATGAATATAAGAATATTTTAGTTGCTGTGGATGGCTCGGAGCAGTCTAAAAAGGCCTTTGATGAGGCGATCAATATCGCAAAAAGGAACAAGGGGAAATTGACCTTGGCGACCGTGATCGACACGGCTAGTTTCAGTGGAACGACTGGGGGAAACTCGATTCCTTTGATGCAGGAAGTCCATGAGAAGGCGCAGAAAATCATCACGGATCTGGAGCATCATCGCGTGGCGGAGGAGCAAGAGGTTCATTTGACTTCGCAAATCATTGCTGGCAATCCGAAACGGGAAATCGTGGAGCTGGCTGAAAAGCTGGAAACAGATTTGATCGTGATGGGGGCGACTGGATTAGGCGCGTTATCGCTGATTTTTGTAGGTTCAACCACCGCGTACGTCGTCAATCAAGCACCCTGCAATGTGATGGTCGTAAAATAA
- a CDS encoding Rpn family recombination-promoting nuclease/putative transposase, with the protein MKNYLPTNDLLFKKMLTSEDSASILKNFVKDLLGLEFKSLTPKETYHIDSYKKAFENVEIGLTEVDILAITEDGSHATIECQIQPHQYFQERTLFYLVEAFRAAYGNSDAETFIKKNNFSTLRPAYGINIIDFHLFDKEQDALQIYRLLNEKTHQPFLGTKKRELFVLCFLSLKNKHVAPNSASQHWQYFLKTGEVLQDAPSYIKTAKKKISYYQLNKEERTMIMRINKAKAIDDAVRSTQLMEALAKRDREIALNLLKTDLSIIQISEATGMPVEDIKKLKEDQK; encoded by the coding sequence ATGAAAAACTATCTGCCAACAAATGATTTACTCTTTAAAAAAATGCTCACCTCTGAAGATTCCGCGTCAATCCTAAAAAATTTTGTCAAAGATCTGCTCGGCTTGGAATTCAAGTCCCTGACCCCCAAGGAAACATACCACATCGATAGTTATAAAAAAGCCTTTGAAAATGTAGAAATCGGATTGACCGAGGTCGATATCTTGGCTATCACGGAAGACGGCAGCCACGCGACGATCGAATGCCAAATTCAACCGCATCAATACTTCCAAGAACGGACCTTGTTCTATCTCGTCGAAGCCTTCCGCGCTGCTTATGGCAACAGCGATGCCGAGACATTCATAAAAAAGAACAACTTTTCAACATTGCGACCCGCCTACGGAATCAATATCATTGATTTTCATTTATTCGATAAAGAACAAGACGCCCTGCAAATCTACCGTCTGCTGAACGAGAAAACCCATCAGCCATTTTTAGGCACCAAAAAAAGAGAACTATTTGTCCTTTGTTTCCTAAGTTTAAAAAATAAACACGTCGCGCCAAACAGCGCCTCTCAACACTGGCAATATTTCTTAAAAACTGGAGAAGTCCTACAAGACGCCCCATCCTACATTAAAACAGCAAAGAAGAAGATCAGTTATTACCAACTGAACAAGGAGGAAAGAACCATGATCATGAGAATCAATAAAGCCAAAGCCATCGATGACGCCGTGCGATCAACACAGTTGATGGAGGCGCTTGCGAAAAGGGACCGAGAGATCGCCCTCAACTTATTAAAAACGGACCTTTCAATCATTCAGATTTCAGAAGCAACAGGAATGCCTGTGGAAGACATAAAAAAACTGAAAGAGGATCAAAAGTAA